In Anopheles bellator chromosome 2, idAnoBellAS_SP24_06.2, whole genome shotgun sequence, the genomic stretch ATCCGTGACATGTTGTCCAAcatcatttctttttcacttttccggcGCTTTTCAATAACAGATGGAgtgtttttctgcttcgcttGCACTGACGGTACATCACAGCAAGCCGAGGTTCCCCATCCTGTTTTGCGAACGGACGTGTTTGTTCACGATTGCCGTCCGCATGAACACCCGAATGTTCATGTCGGATCGTTCATTCCGAGTATCCACATgattttgcaacatttgctGTCTTTACGTTGAGTCAATGCTACCCAACATTGTCTCAAAAATAATTCTCACAAAATGGAGCACAAAATGAAATTCCACCTGAACAGGACTTTGCTGGGCCCGGGCTAACACCGTGTTTCTCCCAGCACGGccagtttttcatttcgtatCCCGCCGACTTTTGGGACGCAGCGTAGTAAAGGTAATCGGAGAAGTGCGGGATTGGAGAGCCTGGCTTGCCTCGGATAAAGGACTATTGGTGGTTGGGGTTCGGACCAAGGACCAAGTATTATTTTGTGACGGTAACAACCCCGGCGCCTACTGAACCACAAACTgtgaacgacgacgaaaaggaTAGAAGTTTCCTCGACCGGCAGAAGGATAACTATCGTATGACGCGCACCAAAAGTCGCTCTTCCTGTGGCTTCAAACAACGCCACGTTACCTGCCCTTTGAAGCCTTTCAAGGACTCGACTGGTGACCAgctaggaaaaaaaaccatggTCCGCAAGCTAAGTAAAACGAAGGCGAGAAGAAGACACAAAGGACAAACGCCAACATCAAATCTCCCCCCCACAGGGCGAGCGGCGTGAGGCTTCATCGTCCTACCGGGCAGAGAAAGGATGTATCCAATTAGGAGCATTGTGTCGTTAGACGGCGCTTACTGTAGTGTTTACGTCACACGAAGGATAAGAGGTTTTCCTGGGCACGTGAAACGCGGTAACACAAGGAACGCCAAGTTTTCCGACAACACCATTTGCTGGCATACATCCTTATCGATTTTCTGGCACGGGGGCTTCCTTGTTTCTACCGTGATGTGAAATATCCTTGAAGCGGTATGATGGTACACCAGACAGGAAGGAGACCCCACAAACGCTATACTTACACGGGCGGGTTTCGTAACTGTGGATCGATTGTAATTCGATCCTGTTTCAAGGACTATGAGAATTTCGATAGGTGGCCGGCTTAACGTCCATCGGGCGCGCTCAACAATGAATTGTGAGATTTGATTTCGCTGGTCACACTTCCGTATacagtttgttttccttcgatcCTCCGAGATGCAAACCGACAGCTGAGAGAAGAAAACGATAGTGAAAGGCCTTCATGAAAGGCTGGCCTCTGTGTGAGCTCTGCTGACAAAATGCTGATCCAATGTTTGCTGCGCTGGATTTCTTGTGTATCTGTTTCTCATTCAGTGCTTCTCACGAACCTACACACCATGCCACAAAGGGCAGCCTGTGGTTTTCTGAACAGTCGCGCTCGTTCTCGCTGTGGTTTGCTGTGACTCATTCCTTTGCTTGGAAACGGTTCCCGTTCTCAAAGGTTCGCTGCGATACATTTGCACTTTGATCGTTGCATTGCCATGCCGTGCAAGGATGAAAGcagccacgacgacggcatAACACGCGGGACAACGCCCTACCGGCGTTCACTGAAACATCAAACCATAGACCATAGCGCTGCCTCGGCCACAACATAGCGTGTTTCCACAGGGCTGCTTTGGGGGCTTGAAAATTAACAGATCCAACGCGCTCTGTGGATCCGCGCGGTGAGAGGAtctgtttctctctccttcgAGCGGCCGCCCCGCGAGCTTAGGATGATGCTCTCGCCAAGTGTTTCCCTTCACCACCACTCCACTCCCTTCACTGTTGTGACCGGCCGTCGTCTCGTACTTTGAAGTTACTGTAGTGGGGAGtttgttctcttttttctccccATTCACTCGCGCATCCGTTGGGTGGTGATGAGAAATGCCACGAAAAAAGTGGAGTCCACAGAGAGAAGGAGTTGTGAGCGGcgggcggcggtcggcgggGCTGTTTTAAGTGGAGGAGGAACATAGAACGCATTATTTCCCGCATGTGCATTAGACACATGCTTCCAAACACATTATTCCACCTCTACTAGATCGCGTGTGCTTTCCGTAAATAGTGTTCAGTGCAACTCGCGGGGGTGCCGCTTACACGTGACAGTGTGCGTGACAGAGCAGTGTTAGAAAATAGACACACTGCATCAACTCAACCCCCACaacagcacacagcagcagctacacACTACTGCGTTTCGAGCCGCGCGAAGTAGTAGATGTGGGAAGCGATTGTATATGACATTTGTGTTGCGTGCGCGTCTCCGTACTCGCGGTCAGTCGCGTTGTGGTTCCGAAAGTTCTGCTTCATGAAACGCGACGCGATGTGACGTATGTTGTTGTCCCCGATGCTTGGTCATagttggttttggttttgctctcttttttttattgggcACAAATTATcaaaatggataaaaattaaatacttGGATTTCCTCATATGCAGAAaggattttttcatttgaacaAAGTGCAAGTGTGTGAGATGTCCTGTCCTTGGCGCATGCGCATTCACAAAGAAGCGCCCCCCGAGTCCACAGTCCTGCCACCCACAACGCACGCGTGGCACAGAATCCATTTTACTCCTTTTGCCGTGTCGCGCTCTGTCGCTATTGGGCAACAAAAAGTGGAAGAGCGGCCTTTCCCATCCGGGGGACCGATAATACGGGCGAATCaacgaaccgaaatgaaaaCCACATTCAAGCAAGCGCGCGCCCCCTGGCGGTGCTGCATGGTTTTCCCTGGCTTCGTCCGGTCCCTTTTGCACAACCTCTGTCTGCCTCTCTGCTCTCTGTCAGTTTCTATCCTTCTCTCACGCGTATGCTTCCGTGTGGCTGTTGAAAGTCCTACAAACCCCCTCATCCCTGgggtggtggcgctggagAGAATTAGAAAGGGGTCTGCATTGAAATATAGGGGGGTTGATGAGCGAGAGGGAAAGAATGAGACTGCTGCGACTGGCTGGAGAGGGACAGGCACAACAAGGAGTGGATTGTTGTACGCCGCCTCCCCTCCACCCTTTCCTTTGTTCCTGGGTGGAAAAATCAAGCAAGcggaaaattcaaaatggcgtCGTTCGATCTCTCGTCTGCGCCtggaaatattaaaatggcTCGACGATGCTGCGAGTTTATGGCGTTTCTTTTTTAGTCGTCCTCACAATTATTGGCTGCAAATCCGTTCCACTTCCAGTAGGTTCCCGAGATATTCCCATGGCAAATTTCATACACtaatagcagcagcaggcacagGGAAGCGAGCACTCTCTAGCGTTTGCTTTGCGGCGTCGTGGCATGCCTTCTGATGATGTATAAGTGTTTGGGACGCAAAGCACAACTACATTGCAATCCGCGCGCGGCACACTGAGAGGAATAATAATTCGACGgggtgctgcgctgcgctgtgcaCGGTGAAGGCTTCTCTCGTTGGTCTCATTACATTTTCACCCCGCCTCTGCCAGGCTTCGTGCCACAAATACACCGCTACATCGGCGCGTCGTGAGAGTTTAGTAACCAATTGTTTTCGGTTAGGAGCTGGCCCACCTGGGATTCCCTTAGCTGCCTTAATTCTTCCTTCACTCTTTTAGCTCGCAGCTTCCGCACAACTGGCCGAACGGGGGAGTGATTGCGAATAGAGTGTAGTAGATGCAACTCTGGTACACTCGCGCTTGACGGCGATCTTCCTCTTACAGGAgcgtgcgtttgtgtttgtgcgtaTGCTTCAATGTGTTAGACGCGGGCGGGGTGCACCTTTTTTTTGAAGTAATTGCTGTGGAGTGCAACTGGGTGGAATTACCGGTTCCCCCACGTCACGCCAACCTGTGGAGCACGCGTCCGCGTTCTGTAATTTCCAATTCTGTGACGTTGTTCTAGGAGGCCGGTAGAGCGCCATGATGTAGCCATAAAACGTGGCTTCGCAACCACGACATCCTCATCGGTCGATGTTCCAATTTATAAGGTCTGAATTAATGGCTACCCAGCCAAGCTGAAACAATTCTAAACagtaaaaacatgttttggaATGGTTGTTAATTatgtgaaatgttttaaattggtTTTCAATTACCATTAGGAGCGGCAACAGTAACCTTTTCCGTTTCTATATCGCACGTCTTGCTGCATCGAGTTAGCCACGCGTGTCAAGCCTGTTAACTTTGGCTAAACACTCTCACCGCGGCAGAAAAggttttttctcatttccgtTTTAATTTCTTATCAAGTTTTATCAAATTAGGTTGtgaaaataagtaaataacaagtaaatcaattgttttgtgttATGTTAAGCCGAAGTTCAACTGAAGTCGAATCCCGTTCTCAGCGCTTCACAAGAAGTTGAAGAGTGCACCTGGTTGCCATCAGTGAACCTTGCCCCCACATACTCCTTTTTACATCGCCATTAGCCTATTTGCGGCTGGAACATTCACGAAGGAGATGCGGTATACGAACGCCGTACCACCCACagtggacagaaaaaaaacccagatAAGCCGATGGATTTTTGAACTTTAAAGCCTCGCTGGCGGAGGGCGGCAAGCTCACGACGCGAATTTCGAGGTTACACGGGCTGGCTCTTTTATGAGGGCTGTAAGGATGACACAGGTTGAGGAGCATCAGGAGGCCGACGACGGGGCAGGATGGGCCGCGGGACCATTTATCAGCGAACATGAACTACTATTGACACAGCACttgcggcagcggcggcttGGCCTGCGTTTGAACGTGTGCAACTCACTAAACACACAGCGCTACGGAGGCAGACGGTACTTTGGTCGAAGAGGGGGGGCACTACTGGAGTTGGGATGTGTGTTCGTGAGCACCTTAAACTCAGCCCGGTTGCCTGCGGTTTTGCGGTTACTTAGAGGACCGCTGGAACGTCGTGGTGAGTGTTGGTGAAAAGGAACGTCCAAACTAGATAATGTAATTCGCGCGTTGCTTAGGTGTGTACCCTTATGTGCGGCGGCTACTAGATCCGTGCCGTTTTGCCATGAAAGTGGTGTCGTCCGTCGGACGGGTACGTAACCGGATGCGCACGCTTGTTGCATACGCGCTCGATGCAACTGAGGGCTGCTGATAAGTTTTGCGAGGCCAAAATTGCTGGTTTTgcggccgttttttttaaatttatttttcttaaatATCTTCGTAAACAACGCACCAAAAATACGCGACTAGTCTGTGGAAGTTCGGAGTGAAGGAATGTTTAGCACTACAAGTGGTAGAAGGCGTAAAATTACCCTTCGACACTGCCCAGCTAAGCGGGGGAACGTTCTTGGAACGTACCGTAGAAAATCCCTCCACAGAGCGAATATGCATAGGCATTTGGGAATTCCGCCTGTGCCACTTATAAATATGATGTTCATAAGTATTTCTAACTCccacaagcagcagcagcgtcccACGAAGAAAACAGGTTCAACGCTGCCGTATGAACACCACACAAAGGTGGTGGGTGCGATAGGATACGGCAAACAACCCCGGAGTCAGGCGCGGGGAGAAGGGTCGTCTTCGCCCACCCGTATCCGCTCGGTCAACACGAGTTCCTCACGTTCTTCGTTCCCCACGCTCTCAGACCCTCGTTCCCCCATCAGACACTTGTGCAATGGTAGCTGCTAATGGAAGGATAAACTAATCGTAAAACGAATCCACCCAACAGAGCTTTTTGGAAGGTTCTAGTACTCAAACGAAGAATTCGAGTAAAATCCTGTTTAGTGATACGCAAATTTCGCAGATGTTCATCACGCAGTTATAATCGCTTAAAACTGCGCAAAAGAATGCTTAAGTAGCTAGAATTCTATGATTTGCATGTTTGTTTGTGAGCCCTGTTCTTTTGGCGTCCCAAAGATGTTCCTTTCCATCACTCCCACAAGCAAAACTCAACgagcaagaagaagaaaaacggttcgaaTTTTTAGCGTCGCTCTGCGGTTCCATCTTGTATTAATCATCTCAATTTCGCTCTCTTTTATGCTCTCTTTTCCAAACAAACGGCGGGTCCCCCGCTACACCAACACCATAACGCCGGACGTCGATCATCTTATCGCAACGTTATCGGGTCCATTCCGTctgttcggtcggtcgctgctgctgctggggcacTGGGGCAAAATTGTGGGGAAGCATATTTAGAGACTCTTTTTTGATGATGCTACAGCGCACGGACCAACGACGCGTACGTGGTGTTATGACATCGATCTCTCGCGATCACCGCGCGCTCTCGAAACGCTGACCGAGGCATAAGCATCTTGCACGAATaaagagagagacggagagagcttatgatgatggtgcggtgTAATAAATATGCAATCGGTTTGACAGGTTGACAGGTTTGTGAAGGTCATGATCATGGGCGTCGATGCGGCTTCCAGTTTTATGTAGTGTGCCCCCCCCCCTATCATCGGCCCATCGCTCGCCAGCCAACCGgtgttcttcttcttgtgtCCGTGGTTTCCAGTTATTGCGATGATACAACCGTGTGTGGGGTATGAACACCACCCATCCATGGGTGTTATCTGTCTTATTACTGTGGTCGGTCTTTATAGGACAATAAGAAGCGATAAAGGGTTGGCACGTGGAAGATGCCAAAATGGAAGCCAATTTGCAACTCCAACTTTATCCAACATTTACAAACATAAAGCTCTCAAAACACAGCTGAAGATATGGGTCTGGAGGCGTTGATAAAAATGTGGCCGAACCGTGAGCAATGGCGGCGCCGCAACCCACGGCAATACTACGGACCTGTACGACCGGTTCCATAAAACACCCTTTTGAAGGACATTCCTCAGCGTCGAAGGGATGATGTAActgtgggttttttttaacacgTCGTTATTGGAATTCCTCATCAAAATACGATGGCGCTCGTGGGTTTGTAAGAATGTATAAGCAAATGCGAAGGAAGCACAAATCCTGAAGGCAATAGATATAAAACATTCCAGTAACATGATTTATTGGGAGTAGTTGACGTACACCACTAGTGGCGTACTTTAGCGCGCTGGTTCAGAAAATCCCACATCGTTCTGCTCTCCTCCTCTCCCACCCACGGCATTCACATAATGGTCGgaggtttattttttcccattcatATCGCCTTCCACTTATAAAGATACTTAGTTCTCTCCTCGGGGATGCGCGCATAAAACTATACGCCATTACGGGGAAGGCACTGGAACTTGTCTTGTCCGTTTCCAAGCGCATTCCGTCCAAACGAATGCTCCAATCTCGTTGGACCGCGAAGTGCGTGCTCTTCTACGAGTCACAGAAAACACGAAGCTTTATTTGTGTTGCGGCAACAGTAACAGTGTGACCAGGGCGAGCGCGTGAATGTTACTTTTTATCGCGTCTCAATGGTGCGTTTTGTCACGTCGTGTCCCTGTCCCTGGCGGGGCTAGTCGGTATGACGAGGAaggacagcagcaggagccaGGCGGCAGCGAACCCTTTGCCTACTACAGTTTATCTCCGGTTTGTCCTCCTCCTGGTGTGAATGTGCCTTCCCagacaccaccagcacaccgaCATATGATGTATTGCTTGAAGAGACGAGATAAATATGCGATAAGAAGTGTGTTCTGGTACCTCCATAGCCGTACAACGAGCTCTATTCGCCTGTTATTTTCCAGCATGGCTTGAACGTTTCCGTTCGGGTTTGCCAAGCTTTACGAGCAAGCAAACATATAGTTCGAGTTTGTTCTAAGTTCTTCCCGTTGCCGAAAACACAGCTACTGGAAGAATGTCTTTGAGTGCATGTTGTATTTCACTATACGAACACTGTCCTAATAtgcgtttattttctttttattactCACAGCCCTCGTACAGACAGGAAAGGCTGAATCATCGCCGGAGTTCTATCTGCGCAACAAACATATCCTAATTACGTCTCGCTCCATCGCAAGAGACCccaacccgaccgaccaccacATGGTCGTCGGCAGCGAATGTTATCTATGTGAGGACAGCAACTGAGAGAGGAGAATCCGAATCTTTACGAGTCGGGCCGACAGTGTTTCGGGAGATAATCTTGCCGACTACGACGTCGTGTTACAGTAAAAGACGCGCAAACGACAGAAAACAACCACACATACAAGCAGCAAAATGTCATCCCAAAGATTCTGCCTACGGTGGAACAACCACCAGACGAACCTGCTCTCCGTCTTCGATCAGCTACTGCATGATGAAACCTTCATCGACGTGACGTTGGCAGTGGAGGGCCAACATCTGAAAGCACATAAGGTAAGTATTCGAGATGATCTTTTGCACCGTCGTTTGCACTAGCAATTGAAGTAGTGGTAAAGTGTCAAAACACTAAGCGAAGGCATAAACCCCAACCGATTAGGTAACCGATTGTATTTCCACTACTCTCCAACAGATGGTGCTGTCCGCCTGCAGTCCGTACTTCCAGCAGCTTTTCGTCAACCATCCCGAACGACATCCGATCGTTATCCTGCGCGACGTACCGTACAAGGACATGAAGTGTCTACTGGACTTCATGTACCGTGGCGAGGTGTCCGTCGATCAGGATCGCTTGGCCGCTTTTCTACGTGTGGCGGAAAGCCTTCGGATAAAAGGGTTAACGGAAGTGAACGATGACAAACCTAGCCCACCTCCTACAGCCGCCGCCTCATCGGCAACAGCGGCAACATCGGCAACTACGTCGACACAGGGAGCCACGGCAGCGCAAACAGCGACAGGTGGCGCAGTTACGGCCGCTAGAATTCCTCCACAATCCTCCATCAACAACACCACAGCAGGCAGCGCAGCTTCCAATCAATCCCTGGCGGATGATGGTGTCGCTCGTTGCCCTACGCCAGCCCTCAGCAGTATTCCCGTCGCCCCCAGCTCAACGACCCCGTTGCAAGGTAGCGCCagtcacaacaacaaccaccacagcagtagcaacaacaCTTCCGGCAACAGTCAAACGGCACAGCAACTGAAACAGCTTCCACCTCTGCTCGCATCGACCGGCATCGTCACCCGTAGCCACAGCAGCCTACTGCAGCAGCAAAGCAGTAGCACCAACAGCATGCTTCAAACGAACCCTCTGCTCGGATCGGCCCTATCGCAACAGAAACGTAAGCGCGGTCGCCCGCGGAAACTGTCCGGCAGCGATGCCGGGGGCGGTGAGGGAGAGAGCTTTCTCGCCGGTGAGGACTACGACAGCAACTCGATGGACATCATGGACGTGAAAATCGCAAGCAGCGGCTCGAACTCGGGCGACGAGGAGCATCCGTTGCGTATCGTCACAAGCCGGTcggatgacgatggcgatcggGCAACCGAAGCGAtggatgaggacgacgaggaccaggacgacgaagaagacgacCAAGAGCAGGACGCTTCGATGGACGAATCGATGGAAGCCGGCGGTGTTGACTCGCTCGGTCCACCGAGGCTCAcgaacaataacaacaacacgaaCCACGGAGGTGGCCTCAGCAACAAAAAGCGGCGCCAAAGTAATGTCAACGCATCCACCAACAGTAGCATGGGGGGCGGAAGTGGAGTTACGACGCGGAACAGCaaaacggcaacggccaaTCTGCGGAACAATGAAAACAGCATGTCCGGTGAGTAGACGGGCATATATTACATACGAGCACACTCGTACACGCGCGCGCTGACACGCATCTCTAAACGCAATGGTCTATGTTCAATGTTGGGAAGCACACCACAAACCTCACAACTATCGCACACTGAAAAATAACTATAAACACACAAACGAAACGTACAAAAAGGCAACGATAAATTATCACGGTTAGAGAACCATGTCCGACCGGCACTCTTCGAACACCATCCAGCCAACAAAACTATTCATCTCGTCAACTGACCATTAACTCAAAACTGATCTGCTTCGTTGCAGACTTTTGTTTGTACAGTATATGCTCGTCACATAGCTGGCAGAGAATGTATTTGATTGCTTTGTATGTTGagctgttttgttgtgttttgattggGAAGGTGCAACGAGGACGCAAAGTTCTGAATACTTTGGGCCACTTTTCGCTGCCTTGTCGTTGGCTGTGATGCTTTCAGTTCTATGATTTTCAATACAATGCGGGGAAACGCATTTTGTTCATTATGCTAATATGGAAAAATGGGTCAATTTACGTGGTGCAATATGTGAAAGAAGTTGACCCCTAACCATTACTACTTCTTGTCTGCTTATTTCTATTTGattgttaaaaaatgtaacattttGTAAATTGTTATGATTTTGTATAAGCTTATGATTGCTCAGTTATATTATATTTAGCAGTTTCACTAACCAATTGTACATAAATGCTTTAAAAAGTGGTTCGCCGGGACTTGGGATGTACCATATAGTATTGTTAGTATGCAcctatatatatatatattgtCGGAATGAGAAAGCAGATcgatgatttaaaaaaaaatcattttaatttgctttccTTCGCCGGTGATCGGAAAAGCTAAAAGGGATTTTTATAGTCAAAACGCATACACACTTACATATTATTCTCTAAGTCGATCAACGAAACCGCGTATGCATGTTCGGCAGTCATTATTATAACAATATAGATAAATGTAGAACGTCATAATATCGGAAACTATCGGAACCATCGTAGCTCGCGAACTCGTTGAGAGTGTGTCGCTCGCACAAGCAAATTTCGTCGTTTCGCCGGGTGTGTTATATGGACGTTCACCGGGGATGTCCTGCTGTCAATTGCTATTCGATTGTGTGCCCAGAAGTAAACCCAAACTCGGTGACACGCGGCAAACCTCACGGAATGCTTCGGTTGGAGTTAGTGTTAGCTGTAACAAGCACAACCACTCACTAGTTTGGTCCGTCCGCATAACATGCCACGTTAGTTGATAATAATGTCACTAAAAGAATCCAAAAAGTACAATACCAAGCTGGAAACGCCAGGTGCACATTTATCAAGAGGTGAGTTTCCGCTTCCCACCGCTGCAGCTGATATAGTTGGAATGATTTAATTGAAGGTTCGAACGgagaatcgaaaaaaacaaatcatagTTGTCAAAACACAATCACAGGTGTTTTTAGTATCTCAAAGGTTTACTGGATAGTTTAAATGGAAGTTTAGGCTTAGACGTACTGAGACGTAAAAATCCCTTAAGCTTTTTCCGAGCGATGGCCAAAAGGAATGGAAAGCTGGAAGACATCGTTGCGAATAGGAATTTGGCACCAACAGAGTCAGTGATACGCGTTTCACCATCACGCAGCTCTCCTGTGTTCGAGCATTATCTGCCCTATGGTCGATTCGGCGCGATAAAAAGGAAGGAATGTAAAACATGGGGCATATTTCGAAACTTTACTTGTATATGAACATAGCTGTAATTTATCATCACACACCTTCAccctttttccttcccccTGGGGTTCGTCATTAATCTTATTGTTGGTGTTGGCAACTAGGGCCCTTTACTGAAGCCAGGGAGATAGTGTTAATGATCCGGGGACAAGCGGCACAATCACAGCGCACTATAAAAGGTAATGCGTAGCGTGCACACGAAAACACGAACTCGAAATTAAATCATTATCACTAGACACGGCTGAAGCGGCTTGGGAAATTGGATATCTGTTTAATCTGTAATCTGTACATTTCGTAACTTACTTTCAAACTCACCAAACTTACATGCCTTATCCCACAAACTCTCTCCCATCTTGATCGCATACATGTAAACGTGGAAGTCTGGAGTGAGTCTGGTCGAAAGAAGTAGGctttggaaaatggaatcgtTCTCCAGCACAACGTGTAATGTTTGTACATGTTTTGGCAACcttgttgaaaaaaaacatgttctgGAGCTTGTTGCTAAATTCACGTGGCTTTGCAAAAGTTTCTCATCATTCCATTTCCGCTTCTGCCATTCGCACTTGCACCCTTCCGCTGTCTCTCGCTATGGACACGCTATCCACCCCACTACAACCCCGGCGGCTCTCGGTGGCATATTGTACTAATTGTTGACCTCAATGCTTCTGTTACACTTTTAGACTCGAAAGATTCCTTCGCGGAAGACGAAAACTGCGGCCCGATGGAGGAGACTTGTGGCGAAGAGGAGGAAGACATCGGGGAGGACTCGTACGATGAGCGCGAACTGAACTCGAGTCTCATGGAaccgcagctgctgctggacgagtTCGATGAACCGGTTGAGTTTAAGTTCGATCCGCGCAGTGACACCGGAGCCATCGATTCTACATCGTCCACCGCAAGCTACCTGCCGCCCTTGCAGCCGAAACCGGGGCTCAAGGTggcgaccggtgccggtgccaccggcacAACCGGCACGCGGATGCCCCAAATCTCAGTTGTCCCAACGACGGCCCTCCAAATACCGAAGTTGGCCCCATTAACGGGTACagcggctggcggtggtgcgaGTTTTCTCACCGGCGGAGGCAAAAGCTTGCCGAGGTTGCACAAACGGCAACGGTTGCTGGCACCAAAGAAACCGAACGGCATGACCACCACGCAGACGATCCTCAACAATCTGAACAACAATCTAACCGAAAGCCTGATCTCAACCTCATCgaacaccggcggcggtgggcagATGTCGAACGT encodes the following:
- the LOC131212697 gene encoding protein tramtrack, beta isoform — translated: MSSQRFCLRWNNHQTNLLSVFDQLLHDETFIDVTLAVEGQHLKAHKMVLSACSPYFQQLFVNHPERHPIVILRDVPYKDMKCLLDFMYRGEVSVDQDRLAAFLRVAESLRIKGLTEVNDDKPSPPPTAAASSATAATSATTSTQGATAAQTATGGAVTAARIPPQSSINNTTAGSAASNQSLADDGVARCPTPALSSIPVAPSSTTPLQGSQLKQLPPLLASTGIVTRSHSSLLQQQSSSTNSMLQTNPLLGSALSQQKRKRGRPRKLSGSDAGGGEGESFLAGEDYDSNSMDIMDVKIASSGSNSGDEEHPLRIVTSRSDDDGDRATEAMDEDDEDQDDEEDDQEQDASMDESMEAGGVDSLGPPRLTNNNNNTNHGGGLSNKKRRQSNVNASTNSSMGGGSGVTTRNSKTATANLRNNENSMSDSKDSFAEDENCGPMEETCGEEEEDIGEDSYDERELNSSLMEPQLLLDEFDEPVEFKFDPRSDTGAIDSTSSTASYLPPLQPKPGLKVATGAGATGTTGTRMPQISVVPTTALQIPKLAPLTGTAAGGGASFLTGGGKSLPRLHKRQRLLAPKKPNGMTTTQTILNNLNNNLTESLISTSSNTGGGGQMSNVLSGIGSADVYDMFSNSVLRSSSPRSNSNSPSVKGSGGGGGSGGDGSRTHKYAVIDDTEGSVRDFCTKEGDHVYRCKVCARVYTHISNFCRHYVTSHKRNVKVYPCPFCLKEFTRKDNMTAHVKIIHKQEYAQQGSVGAGGTSPASGGGGGGSNSRGEESNSSFSSSMLGLAAAGSKGGSDTANGSNNAAASSTAAAIIAVANAVGLQPKAAATGSNIRIVFPSLSSNNTASSGQSSPSGAAGAGSGTITIKKEFQEKSSASSSGGNSPTGSVSSNSGLAAQPATATVSQ